One genomic window of Marinobacter adhaerens HP15 includes the following:
- a CDS encoding YigZ family protein, translating to MKKDYPVPAGYLERETEVKKSRFIARVAPVSSREEVKDWLEQAHQDHPDARHICWAYQIGRPGSAAEAGMNDDGEPSGTAGKPILNVIQHKDMGDVLVMVVRYFGGIKLGAGGLVRAYAGAAESVLSAVDRVVQKPMVDVLVLLSFADEQPLRHWCEMNGASVESVDYGASVRAGVLVPEDQVEAFGAFCDAHKLDYSLER from the coding sequence ATGAAAAAAGATTACCCCGTTCCGGCAGGATACCTTGAGCGTGAAACGGAAGTGAAGAAAAGCCGGTTCATTGCCCGGGTAGCCCCGGTGAGTTCGCGGGAGGAGGTGAAGGACTGGCTGGAACAGGCCCACCAGGACCATCCGGACGCCCGGCATATCTGCTGGGCCTACCAGATCGGGCGTCCCGGTTCTGCCGCCGAAGCTGGGATGAACGATGATGGTGAGCCGTCCGGAACGGCCGGAAAGCCGATTCTCAACGTGATTCAGCACAAGGATATGGGAGATGTGCTGGTGATGGTGGTCCGGTACTTTGGTGGCATCAAACTGGGCGCCGGTGGCCTGGTGCGAGCCTATGCCGGAGCTGCAGAGAGCGTGCTGTCGGCTGTTGACCGGGTGGTCCAGAAGCCCATGGTGGACGTGCTGGTGCTCCTGTCATTTGCTGACGAGCAACCGCTGCGGCACTGGTGTGAGATGAACGGGGCATCGGTGGAATCGGTGGATTACGGGGCCTCGGTACGGGCTGGTGTTCTGGTTCCCGAGGATCAGGTCGAGGCATTCGGAGCCTTCTGCGATGCCCATAAACTGGATTACAGTTTAGAAAGGTGA
- a CDS encoding response regulator transcription factor: protein MQNRVLLVEDDDELRELLARYLTNQGFTIREAANGRDGLALALGQDCDIVVLDIMLPDISGLEVLRELRAETHLPVVLLTARGDETDRIVGFEVGADDYIPKPCNPRELVARLQALLRRIAWDQKTEVNAARTYGDLRVEPGHRRIYQNDVAMELTATEYEVLQVLLAHAGSVVRKTDLMQWALGRRLEAYDRTLDMHISNLRKKLGNDDPPRIETVRGLGYSYRVPE, encoded by the coding sequence ATGCAGAACAGGGTGTTACTGGTCGAGGACGATGATGAATTGCGGGAATTGCTTGCCCGTTACCTGACCAATCAGGGATTTACCATTCGGGAAGCTGCCAATGGCCGGGACGGCCTCGCCCTGGCGCTGGGTCAGGACTGCGATATTGTCGTGCTGGACATCATGCTGCCGGATATCAGTGGCCTCGAGGTGTTGCGGGAACTGAGGGCAGAGACCCATCTGCCCGTGGTATTACTGACCGCCCGGGGCGACGAAACGGATCGGATCGTCGGTTTCGAGGTTGGTGCCGATGACTATATTCCCAAACCCTGTAATCCGCGCGAGCTGGTGGCCCGGCTGCAGGCGCTTTTGCGGCGGATTGCCTGGGACCAGAAAACCGAAGTCAATGCGGCCCGGACCTATGGCGACCTCCGTGTCGAGCCGGGTCATCGCCGAATTTACCAGAATGATGTGGCGATGGAGCTGACCGCCACCGAGTACGAGGTTCTGCAGGTTCTTCTGGCACATGCAGGCAGCGTGGTCCGCAAAACCGATCTCATGCAATGGGCGCTGGGCCGGCGCCTTGAAGCTTACGACCGCACCCTTGATATGCACATCAGTAACCTTCGCAAAAAGCTGGGCAACGACGACCCGCCCCGTATCGAAACCGTTAGGGGGCTGGGTTACAGCTATAGGGTGCCGGAATGA
- a CDS encoding sensor histidine kinase translates to MKQRPMFPLFWRIFLSIWLAMAVTVVASNLATRMLLDREREAIERQAGLRDLAEEAIAIREAGDRGEAWRFLRDEGERLELFLVLLEQDENDGKLPSFIRDRMKSGWYPQKPAVLDVGGGYRLVAWPRVQGAGWLNPRFFRAIELGLALLMISLACWWIARLVSRPLKHMESTAQAIAAGDNSLRVSEKIAQRRDEVGQLATAFNAMTEQLCSLLERQKHLLRDISHDLRTPLTRQRIAIELANEAGADEELMASILRQNERLETMTGQILTLYRVTEAGGDIEREPLRLVHVINQVLKDAADYAEHQGVDCKLVVSPESSRASVLGDEGLLQRAIDNILQNALDHTPPGRAVHLAVTVADDWLTLTVDDEGPGVPDELIGQLFEPFFRADKSRGGTGWGLGLAIARDIVAAHDGVIGAAAGETGGLRVTLRLPVFFGGG, encoded by the coding sequence ATGAAACAGCGGCCCATGTTCCCTCTGTTCTGGCGGATCTTCCTGTCGATCTGGCTGGCTATGGCGGTCACCGTGGTGGCCAGTAACCTTGCAACCAGGATGCTTCTGGACCGGGAGCGGGAAGCCATCGAGCGCCAGGCAGGTCTAAGGGATCTGGCCGAAGAAGCTATCGCAATCCGCGAGGCCGGTGACCGTGGCGAAGCGTGGCGCTTTCTGCGGGACGAAGGCGAGCGTCTTGAACTGTTTCTGGTGTTGCTCGAACAGGATGAAAACGATGGCAAGCTGCCCTCGTTCATCCGCGACCGCATGAAATCCGGCTGGTACCCGCAGAAACCCGCGGTACTGGACGTTGGCGGCGGTTACCGGCTGGTGGCCTGGCCACGGGTGCAGGGCGCTGGCTGGCTCAACCCGAGATTCTTCAGGGCCATCGAGCTCGGGCTGGCCCTGCTGATGATTTCACTGGCGTGCTGGTGGATCGCCCGCCTGGTATCGCGACCGTTGAAACACATGGAAAGCACCGCCCAGGCGATTGCGGCCGGTGATAATTCTCTGAGAGTCAGCGAAAAGATCGCCCAACGCCGGGATGAGGTGGGACAACTGGCCACGGCTTTCAATGCCATGACCGAACAGCTCTGCAGTCTGCTGGAACGCCAGAAACATCTGCTTCGGGATATTTCCCACGATTTGCGAACGCCGCTCACCCGCCAGCGTATCGCCATTGAGCTGGCAAACGAGGCCGGTGCAGATGAAGAGCTGATGGCCAGCATTCTGCGCCAGAACGAACGGCTTGAAACCATGACTGGTCAGATACTGACGTTATACCGGGTCACCGAAGCCGGCGGCGATATCGAGCGCGAGCCCCTCCGGCTGGTGCATGTGATCAATCAGGTCCTCAAGGATGCAGCGGACTATGCCGAACACCAGGGTGTGGACTGCAAACTCGTGGTGTCGCCGGAAAGTTCAAGGGCGTCGGTGCTGGGTGATGAAGGGCTTTTACAGCGAGCCATCGACAACATCCTGCAGAATGCCCTCGACCACACGCCACCTGGCAGGGCTGTTCATCTCGCCGTGACGGTGGCCGATGACTGGTTGACGCTAACGGTTGATGACGAGGGGCCGGGCGTTCCGGATGAGCTGATCGGCCAGCTTTTCGAGCCGTTCTTCCGCGCAGACAAGTCTCGCGGGGGCACGGGCTGGGGGCTTGGCCTGGCTATTGCCAGAGACATCGTAGCGGCCCACGATGGCGTGATCGGGGCAGCAGCGGGAGAAACTGGCGGCTTACGGGTGACGCTTCGCCTTCCGGTGTTTTTCGGGGGCGGCTGA
- a CDS encoding DUF4136 domain-containing protein, protein MRFLMLAVVALAMTGCASNVVTDYNSSVVFGNYSSWAFAGGTDSSSFTSLDGTRVRSAVERELNRKALKQVPEAEADLLVSWQIVPEERLEQTGLGLGFGFGSGNFGWALSAPPPVREIEEGKLVVELADSKSKEVVWRAASRRYLNENQSPETRRELIDEVVAEMFTKYPPGLD, encoded by the coding sequence ATGCGTTTTCTGATGTTAGCGGTTGTTGCACTGGCCATGACCGGTTGTGCCAGCAACGTGGTGACCGACTACAACTCTTCCGTGGTTTTCGGTAATTATTCCTCCTGGGCGTTTGCCGGTGGCACCGATTCGTCTTCCTTTACCTCACTCGACGGCACTCGGGTGCGCAGTGCCGTCGAGCGAGAGCTGAATCGCAAAGCGCTGAAACAGGTCCCTGAAGCAGAGGCCGACTTGCTGGTAAGCTGGCAGATCGTGCCCGAGGAGCGCCTTGAGCAGACGGGGCTGGGACTCGGATTTGGTTTTGGTAGCGGGAATTTCGGCTGGGCCCTGTCTGCGCCGCCACCGGTACGTGAAATTGAAGAGGGAAAGCTGGTTGTAGAGCTGGCAGACAGCAAGTCGAAAGAAGTTGTCTGGCGCGCCGCCAGTCGGCGTTATCTCAATGAAAACCAGTCACCCGAGACCCGAAGAGAATTGATCGACGAGGTCGTGGCCGAAATGTTTACCAAGTATCCTCCTGGTCTCGATTGA
- a CDS encoding translation initiation factor Sui1, whose product MKKRSEGGLVFSTEQGRMCPDCRNPLNECTCGTSSRPAGDGIVRVSRETKGRKGKGVTLITGIPLDDKELKAYAKVLKAKCGTGGTVKDGVVEIQGDQRDLLVPLLEQNGWTVKRAGG is encoded by the coding sequence ATGAAGAAGCGATCTGAGGGCGGTCTGGTTTTTTCGACCGAGCAGGGGCGTATGTGCCCGGATTGCCGTAACCCCTTGAATGAATGTACCTGCGGTACATCATCACGGCCTGCCGGGGATGGCATTGTCAGAGTGAGCCGGGAGACCAAGGGCCGCAAGGGTAAGGGTGTCACCCTGATTACCGGCATTCCACTGGACGACAAAGAACTGAAAGCCTATGCCAAGGTGTTGAAAGCCAAATGCGGCACCGGTGGCACGGTAAAAGATGGTGTGGTCGAAATTCAGGGCGACCAGCGGGATCTTCTGGTTCCGCTGCTTGAGCAAAACGGGTGGACGGTGAAGCGCGCCGGTGGCTGA
- a CDS encoding D-amino acid dehydrogenase: MHILVLGAGVVGTTTAWYLQKQGHQVTVVDRQNQAGLETSYANGGQISVSHAEPWANPSAPLKVMKWLFQPDAPLLFRPRLDPAQWRWALSFLGQCTLARAAHNIRQMVNLGTYSCSQLQALREEAGIEYNHLEKGILHFYTNPAEFDGAMEPTRIMQDLGCDRQIIDADRAVELEPALKPIRNRIAGATYTSEDESGDARMFTQNLAKRCAEAGVEFRYGTEILSFERAGERVLGIQTLRDGHHETLRADAYVLSMGSFSAALASQLGIFLNIYPAKGYSITVPVKNEEAAFNVSLTDDEYKLVYSRLGDRMRVAGTAELNGYSRKLNYTRCRAIVRRTAEVMPEAGYWDQAEFWTGLRPATPSNVPYIGKSHFANLYLNTGHGTLGWTHSCGSAAALADIIDGRKPEVDFTFSGL; the protein is encoded by the coding sequence ATGCATATACTGGTTTTGGGCGCAGGCGTTGTGGGTACTACCACGGCCTGGTATCTGCAGAAGCAGGGGCACCAGGTAACTGTGGTTGATCGCCAGAACCAGGCCGGCCTGGAAACCAGTTATGCCAACGGCGGTCAGATCTCCGTTTCCCATGCGGAGCCGTGGGCCAACCCGTCCGCCCCTCTGAAAGTCATGAAGTGGCTGTTCCAGCCCGACGCGCCTCTGCTGTTCCGGCCAAGACTGGATCCTGCCCAGTGGCGCTGGGCGCTCTCTTTTCTGGGGCAGTGCACCTTGGCCCGGGCTGCCCACAACATCCGCCAGATGGTAAATCTCGGCACCTACAGCTGCAGCCAGTTGCAGGCTCTGCGTGAGGAAGCGGGCATCGAGTACAACCATCTCGAGAAGGGTATCCTGCACTTCTACACCAATCCTGCGGAGTTTGACGGTGCCATGGAGCCGACCCGGATCATGCAGGATCTGGGGTGTGACCGCCAGATTATCGATGCAGACCGGGCGGTAGAGCTGGAGCCGGCACTCAAGCCGATCCGCAACCGGATTGCCGGGGCAACCTACACCTCGGAAGACGAATCCGGTGATGCCCGGATGTTTACCCAGAACCTTGCAAAACGCTGCGCGGAGGCCGGCGTAGAGTTCCGGTACGGCACTGAAATCCTGAGCTTCGAACGCGCCGGCGAGCGGGTACTTGGGATCCAGACCCTTCGGGACGGCCATCATGAGACGCTGCGCGCGGATGCCTACGTGCTGAGCATGGGCAGCTTCAGTGCAGCGCTTGCCAGTCAGCTCGGTATTTTCCTCAACATCTATCCGGCCAAAGGCTATTCGATTACGGTACCGGTGAAGAACGAGGAGGCGGCGTTCAATGTCAGCCTCACTGACGACGAGTACAAGCTGGTTTATTCCCGCCTGGGTGATCGCATGCGCGTGGCGGGCACGGCCGAACTGAACGGCTACAGCCGGAAACTGAACTATACCCGCTGCCGGGCTATCGTGCGCCGCACAGCGGAAGTCATGCCCGAAGCAGGTTACTGGGATCAGGCGGAGTTCTGGACCGGTTTACGGCCTGCGACGCCTTCCAACGTGCCGTACATCGGAAAAAGCCACTTCGCCAACCTTTACCTGAATACCGGACACGGCACCCTTGGATGGACCCATTCCTGTGGTTCCGCCGCGGCCCTTGCGGACATTATTGACGGCCGCAAGCCTGAGGTGGATTTTACGTTTTCCGGGCTCTAG